One window of the Triticum dicoccoides isolate Atlit2015 ecotype Zavitan chromosome 3B, WEW_v2.0, whole genome shotgun sequence genome contains the following:
- the LOC119275816 gene encoding cell number regulator 5 — protein MAGKGRYVPPQYVPLYGLDTEEDSVPEVEENIATRQRLSRDPTQWSSGICACFDDPQSCCIGATCPCFLFGKNAQFLGSGTLAGSCTTHCMLWGLLTSFCCLCTGGLVLAVPGSAVACYACGYRQALRTKYNLPEAPCGDLTTHLFCHLCAICQEYREIRERTDTGTSSAPDVTPPPVQTMDEL, from the exons ATGGCTGGAAAAGGACGCTATGTTCCGCCGCAGTATGTTCCGTTATATGGTCTAGACACTGAGGAGGATAGTGTTCCTGAGGTGGAGGAGAACATTGCCACGCGCCAAAGATTAAGCCGGGATCCTACACAATGGTCTTCAGGCatttgtgcttgttttgatgatccaCAGAGCT GTTGTATTGGTGCGACTTGCCCCTGCTTTCTCTTTGGAAAAAATGCACAGTTCTTGGGATCTGGAACTCTCGCTGGATCATGCACCACACATTGCATGCTTTGGGGCCTTCTGACAAGTTTCTGCTGTCTGTGTACTGGGGGGCTTGTATTAGCAGTTCCAGGGTCTGCtgttgcttgttatgcttgtggataCCGCCAAGCACTAAGAACGAAGTACAACCTTCCG GAAGCACCATGCGGTGATTTGACGACACACTTATTCTGCCATCTGTGTGCGATATGCCAAGAGTACAGGGAGATCCGCGAGAGAACAGACACTGGCACCTCTTCAGCTCCTGATGTTACCCCACCTCCGGTGCAGACAATGGATGAACTTTGA